A part of Nesterenkonia lutea genomic DNA contains:
- a CDS encoding PDR/VanB family oxidoreductase, whose amino-acid sequence MSQGTQLHWQRAVVTSRRLAADEIAEIVLAGEKPLFTEPGAHVDVRIGRDAERDTVRSYSVVEGAADGSWVKIGVRLSPTSRGGSRFMHNLAPGDSLEITAPVQNFPLRVGAPRYLLVAGGVGITAIHSMARVLKRLGADYQLVFVGRSRPAMAFLRDLQEEHGPRCVVSVDDEGDVLDVKALLDQVDASTELYMCGPIRLMDAIRRAWIERDLPMPNLRYETFGNSGWFDPEEFELRIRGSEQRTIVSADESILEALERVGVEAMYDCRKGECGLCVVKAEQLVGVIDHRDVFFNEEEKRSDTKLCVCVSRLASCTTPELEDEVADPAAVDLAATTSPRSRPTLTLDFP is encoded by the coding sequence ATGTCTCAGGGAACACAGCTGCACTGGCAGCGAGCAGTGGTGACGTCTCGCCGCCTCGCCGCCGATGAGATCGCCGAGATCGTCCTGGCCGGTGAGAAGCCGCTCTTCACCGAGCCCGGGGCGCACGTCGACGTGCGCATCGGACGTGATGCCGAGCGGGACACCGTGCGGTCCTACTCCGTGGTCGAGGGAGCGGCTGACGGCAGCTGGGTGAAGATCGGCGTGCGGCTCTCCCCCACTTCCCGCGGCGGCTCTCGATTCATGCACAACCTGGCGCCCGGAGACTCGCTGGAGATCACCGCGCCGGTGCAGAACTTTCCGCTGCGCGTGGGCGCGCCGCGCTACCTGCTGGTCGCCGGCGGGGTGGGCATCACGGCCATCCATTCGATGGCCCGGGTGCTCAAGCGCCTGGGCGCTGATTATCAGCTGGTCTTCGTGGGACGCTCCCGGCCGGCCATGGCCTTCCTGCGGGACCTGCAGGAGGAGCATGGCCCGCGGTGCGTGGTCTCGGTCGACGACGAAGGAGACGTGCTCGACGTCAAAGCGCTGCTGGACCAGGTGGATGCCTCCACGGAGCTCTACATGTGTGGGCCCATCCGCCTGATGGACGCGATCCGTCGCGCCTGGATCGAACGCGACCTGCCCATGCCCAATCTGCGCTACGAGACCTTCGGCAACAGCGGCTGGTTCGACCCCGAGGAGTTCGAGCTGCGCATCCGCGGCTCGGAGCAGCGCACGATCGTCTCAGCCGATGAATCCATCCTCGAGGCGCTCGAGCGCGTCGGTGTGGAGGCCATGTACGACTGCCGCAAGGGCGAGTGCGGGCTCTGCGTGGTCAAGGCCGAACAGCTCGTCGGAGTGATCGACCACCGCGACGTCTTCTTCAACGAGGAGGAGAAGCGCAGCGACACCAAGCTCTGCGTCTGCGTCTCCCGCCTGGCTTCATGCACCACGCCTGAGCTCGAGGATGAGGTTGCGGACCCGGCCGCAGTCGACCTCGCGGCAACAACCTCCCCGCGATCCCGGCCGACCCTGACCCTGGACTTCCCGTAA
- a CDS encoding PadR family transcriptional regulator, translating to MSLRYALLAILTAAPLTGYETAKRFEGSVGHVWHAPDSQIYPELRRMETEGLVQGREERWGPNSTKTRYYITAEGESAFRGWMSEPLRYAPWRDVAHMQAAYFEWTDPDSVRMHLQQHAQHYEEQIAQWSSQVQAIESHEHPMIAARLQRYPAEQHARIVAFKSFAYEGLIRLAQAEVDWANSGLALLEELEAQDAEGAG from the coding sequence GTGAGTCTGCGCTACGCCCTGCTGGCGATTCTCACTGCTGCGCCGCTGACCGGCTATGAGACGGCGAAGCGGTTCGAGGGGTCCGTGGGACATGTCTGGCATGCCCCCGACTCACAGATCTATCCCGAACTGCGCCGCATGGAGACGGAGGGGCTGGTGCAGGGCCGGGAGGAGCGCTGGGGCCCGAACAGCACGAAGACCCGCTACTACATCACCGCGGAGGGGGAGTCGGCCTTCCGCGGCTGGATGAGCGAACCGCTCAGATACGCGCCCTGGCGGGACGTGGCCCATATGCAGGCTGCCTATTTCGAGTGGACGGATCCGGACAGCGTCCGCATGCATCTGCAGCAGCATGCCCAGCACTATGAAGAGCAGATCGCCCAGTGGAGCAGCCAGGTCCAGGCCATTGAGTCACATGAGCACCCGATGATCGCGGCGAGGCTTCAGCGCTACCCCGCCGAGCAGCACGCGCGCATCGTTGCGTTCAAGTCCTTCGCCTACGAGGGACTCATCCGACTGGCCCAGGCCGAGGTGGACTGGGCCAACAGCGGACTGGCCCTCCTCGAGGAGCTCGAGGCACAGGATGCCGAGGGCGCAGGCTAG
- a CDS encoding MaoC family dehydratase, translating into MTDTNAARTVVSFDDARSMAGTELGETAWREITQEMVNTFADATDDHQWIHVDPERAKDGPFGAPIAHGFLTLSLIIPFWGELFDVTDVSTKLNYGLDKVRFTSPVKVGSRVRMHGTIREVEEVKGGGLHLIVDATFEVEGQERPAVVTTFLARFYP; encoded by the coding sequence ATGACTGACACCAATGCAGCTCGGACGGTCGTATCCTTCGACGACGCACGGTCGATGGCCGGCACCGAGCTGGGCGAGACCGCCTGGCGCGAGATCACCCAGGAGATGGTCAACACCTTCGCCGACGCCACCGATGACCATCAGTGGATCCACGTGGACCCCGAACGTGCGAAGGACGGGCCCTTCGGTGCGCCGATCGCCCACGGCTTCCTGACCCTGTCGCTGATCATCCCCTTCTGGGGCGAGCTCTTCGACGTCACCGATGTCAGCACCAAGCTCAACTACGGTCTGGACAAGGTCCGCTTCACCTCACCGGTCAAGGTCGGCTCGCGAGTTCGCATGCATGGAACCATCCGCGAGGTCGAAGAGGTCAAGGGCGGCGGTCTGCACCTGATCGTCGACGCCACCTTCGAGGTCGAGGGTCAGGAGCGCCCCGCCGTCGTGACGACCTTCCTGGCACGGTTCTATCCGTGA
- a CDS encoding aromatic ring-hydroxylating dioxygenase subunit alpha, with amino-acid sequence MTDLSPSGATAKNMAYPLNAWYVAGWDHEVNRKKILSRKIADRPMALYRTEEGRPVALTDACWHRLAPLSMGSLVGPDGVQCPYHGLQYNSAGRCTFMPAQKTINPSAMVNSYPVVERHRFIWVWPGDPMLADAALIPDMHQMGADDWAGDGRTIDVRANYQLVLDNLMDLTHEEFLHSSSIGQKELSESDIEVTHDERTVTVTRYMENIDAPPFWLKNMRDKFPDFEGKVDRWQIIEFQMPSTICIDVGVAAAGTGALSGDRSQGVNGYVMNTISPVDQSNAMYYWAFMRNYRLESQRITTELRDGVHGVFAEDEEMLTAQQQAILENPDHEFYNLNIDAGGMWVRRLIQRAVEAERSMMATDADLSAAGR; translated from the coding sequence ATGACAGATCTCAGCCCGAGCGGCGCCACCGCCAAGAACATGGCATACCCGCTCAACGCCTGGTACGTGGCCGGATGGGATCACGAGGTCAACCGCAAGAAGATCCTCTCGCGGAAGATCGCGGACCGCCCGATGGCGCTCTACCGGACCGAGGAGGGGCGTCCGGTCGCGCTGACCGACGCCTGCTGGCACCGGCTGGCCCCGCTGTCCATGGGCAGCCTGGTCGGCCCCGACGGCGTGCAGTGCCCCTATCACGGGCTGCAGTACAACTCTGCGGGCCGGTGCACCTTCATGCCGGCGCAGAAGACGATCAACCCCTCCGCGATGGTGAACTCCTACCCGGTGGTGGAGCGGCACCGCTTCATCTGGGTCTGGCCTGGCGATCCGATGCTCGCCGACGCCGCACTGATCCCCGACATGCACCAGATGGGCGCGGATGACTGGGCCGGGGACGGCCGGACCATCGACGTGCGGGCGAACTACCAGCTGGTGCTGGACAACCTCATGGACCTCACCCATGAGGAGTTTCTGCACTCCTCCTCCATCGGACAGAAGGAGCTCAGCGAATCCGACATCGAGGTGACCCACGACGAACGCACGGTCACGGTGACCCGCTATATGGAGAACATCGATGCGCCTCCGTTCTGGCTGAAGAACATGCGGGACAAGTTCCCGGACTTCGAGGGCAAGGTTGATCGCTGGCAGATCATCGAGTTCCAGATGCCCTCGACCATCTGCATCGATGTGGGAGTCGCCGCGGCAGGCACCGGCGCACTGAGCGGTGACCGCAGCCAGGGAGTCAACGGCTATGTCATGAACACCATCTCTCCGGTGGATCAGAGCAACGCGATGTATTACTGGGCCTTCATGCGCAACTACCGCCTCGAGAGCCAGCGCATCACCACGGAGCTGCGCGACGGCGTGCACGGGGTCTTCGCCGAGGACGAGGAGATGCTCACCGCCCAGCAGCAGGCCATTCTGGAGAATCCGGATCACGAGTTCTACAACCTCAACATTGATGCCGGCGGCATGTGGGTCCGCAGACTCATCCAGCGCGCCGTGGAGGCCGAGAGGTCCATGATGGCCACCGACGCCGACCTCAGCGCCGCTGGCAGGTGA
- a CDS encoding alpha/beta hydrolase, with protein MHVIVLPGGGYAKLSDHEGEPVAEWLRELGFSASVLRYPVSTRHPAPLEAVRAEIRRLRGEGAERIVLLGFSAGGHLAGHAALTAPAQGPGWVDAAVLSYPVVSMELDTHRGSQDELLGRTPSAQLRAETSVDRLVTAAAPPFFIWHTAEDVSVPVEHSYRLGQALARAKVPHALHVFPEGVHGIGLAEGSGQSESWTALCAAWLEQLSETWSG; from the coding sequence GTGCACGTGATCGTCCTGCCCGGAGGCGGGTACGCGAAGCTCTCTGATCACGAGGGAGAGCCTGTCGCCGAATGGCTGCGCGAGCTGGGATTCTCCGCCAGCGTCCTCCGCTACCCGGTGAGCACCAGACATCCCGCTCCACTGGAGGCCGTGCGGGCTGAGATCCGCCGGCTCAGGGGCGAGGGCGCTGAACGGATCGTCCTGCTGGGATTCTCCGCCGGCGGGCATCTGGCCGGCCACGCAGCGCTGACCGCCCCAGCGCAGGGCCCCGGGTGGGTGGACGCGGCCGTGCTGAGCTATCCCGTGGTCTCCATGGAGCTGGACACACATCGCGGCAGCCAGGACGAGCTCCTCGGGAGGACACCGAGCGCGCAGCTGCGCGCGGAGACCTCAGTGGACCGACTCGTGACCGCAGCGGCACCGCCGTTCTTCATCTGGCATACCGCGGAGGACGTCTCGGTTCCGGTGGAACATTCCTATCGACTGGGCCAGGCCCTGGCGCGCGCGAAGGTGCCGCATGCCCTTCATGTCTTCCCTGAGGGCGTCCACGGGATCGGACTCGCGGAGGGCTCCGGTCAGTCTGAGTCATGGACCGCGCTGTGCGCGGCCTGGTTGGAGCAGCTCTCCGAGACGTGGAGCGGCTGA
- a CDS encoding ABC transporter substrate-binding protein, with the protein MKNLSRGALALCAALALTSCGSGSPSGDADDEPAEDTGAEAQDGELTEVEVGVIPIVDVASIYLGDQEGIFEEHGIDLTLTLAQGGAAIIPAVQSGDFDFGFSNVTSLLVAADSGLPLQMVAAGPQTTGDSENDFSAVMVKSDSGIETVADLEGKRVAVNTLNNIFDSVISEGVLEAGGDPANVDFVEVGFPDMIAQLESDNVDAVSAVDPFTTVADNEGYERIFAPFADVVDELGVGTYFASQQLVDEDPELVESFYTAMQESQAYADENPDAVREVLGEYTEIDQSVLSEIAIPTFPEEINLDSLEEVAEISERHGLIDESPNVDELVWEGAR; encoded by the coding sequence ATGAAAAACCTATCCCGCGGAGCCCTCGCGCTCTGCGCCGCCCTTGCCCTGACCTCCTGCGGAAGCGGGTCCCCCTCAGGAGATGCCGATGATGAGCCAGCCGAGGACACAGGCGCGGAGGCCCAGGACGGCGAGCTCACCGAGGTTGAAGTCGGCGTCATCCCGATCGTGGACGTCGCCTCGATCTACCTGGGTGACCAGGAGGGGATCTTCGAAGAGCATGGGATCGATCTGACCCTGACCCTGGCCCAGGGCGGCGCAGCGATCATCCCCGCAGTCCAGTCCGGGGACTTCGACTTCGGCTTCTCCAACGTGACCTCACTGCTGGTCGCCGCAGACAGCGGCCTGCCGCTGCAGATGGTCGCCGCAGGCCCGCAGACCACCGGCGACTCCGAGAACGACTTCTCGGCCGTGATGGTGAAGTCTGACTCCGGCATCGAAACGGTGGCGGACCTCGAGGGCAAGCGCGTGGCGGTCAACACGCTGAACAACATCTTCGACTCCGTGATCTCCGAAGGTGTCCTGGAGGCCGGGGGCGACCCCGCCAATGTGGACTTCGTGGAGGTGGGCTTCCCCGACATGATCGCCCAGCTGGAGTCCGACAACGTGGACGCCGTCTCCGCCGTCGACCCCTTCACCACAGTCGCAGACAACGAGGGCTACGAGCGGATCTTCGCACCCTTCGCCGATGTGGTCGATGAACTGGGAGTCGGCACCTATTTCGCCTCCCAGCAGCTGGTCGATGAGGATCCCGAACTCGTGGAGAGCTTCTACACCGCGATGCAGGAGTCCCAGGCCTACGCCGACGAGAACCCCGACGCGGTCCGCGAGGTGCTGGGCGAGTACACGGAGATCGATCAATCAGTGCTCAGCGAGATCGCCATCCCGACCTTCCCCGAGGAGATCAACCTGGATTCTCTCGAGGAGGTCGCCGAGATCTCTGAACGGCATGGACTCATCGACGAGAGCCCCAACGTCGACGAGCTGGTCTGGGAAGGCGCTCGATGA
- a CDS encoding ABC transporter substrate-binding protein: MKKNIASVTGIAAISILALSACGSGSASGDEDAESEGETSSEGGELTEITVGVLPIAPSVGIYYGIENGIFEEHGLDVELSTSNAGAAMLPAVNTQQLQFGIGNPNSVLNANDRGLDMRIVTGYSNSLAEGDDIAGVVSTVESGIDDWQGLEGNTVSVNALQTQGDLTIMESVEQAGGDPAAVEFSEMPFPDMQAQLEQGNTDAIWVPEPFLSNALADENNQLVGYSFQDAIPGMPTMVSFSSGEYVEENPEIAQAFSDAMTESLQMSTEDEEGTRALLPEFVDLPEEAAENLRMEELDAELPRDEIQQAGDLMVKFEFIDAEPDTSTLYFEGE; the protein is encoded by the coding sequence ATGAAGAAGAACATCGCATCTGTCACCGGGATCGCCGCCATCAGCATCCTCGCCCTCAGCGCCTGCGGTTCGGGCTCAGCCTCCGGGGATGAGGACGCGGAGTCCGAAGGCGAGACCAGCAGCGAGGGCGGCGAGCTGACTGAGATCACGGTGGGCGTGCTGCCCATCGCTCCCTCGGTCGGGATCTACTACGGCATCGAGAACGGCATCTTCGAGGAGCACGGGCTCGACGTCGAGCTGTCCACCTCGAACGCCGGTGCCGCAATGCTTCCCGCAGTGAACACCCAGCAGCTGCAGTTCGGCATCGGCAACCCGAACTCGGTGCTCAACGCCAATGACCGTGGCCTGGACATGCGGATCGTCACCGGATACTCGAACTCGCTGGCCGAGGGCGACGACATCGCGGGCGTGGTCTCCACGGTCGAGAGCGGGATCGACGACTGGCAGGGCCTGGAGGGCAACACCGTCTCGGTCAACGCGCTGCAGACCCAGGGAGATCTGACCATCATGGAGTCAGTGGAGCAGGCCGGAGGCGACCCCGCCGCGGTGGAGTTCTCCGAGATGCCCTTCCCCGACATGCAGGCACAGCTCGAGCAGGGCAACACGGATGCCATCTGGGTCCCCGAGCCCTTCCTGAGCAATGCGCTGGCCGATGAGAACAACCAGCTGGTCGGCTACTCCTTCCAGGACGCCATTCCCGGCATGCCCACCATGGTCAGCTTCAGCTCCGGAGAATATGTCGAAGAGAATCCGGAGATCGCCCAGGCCTTCTCGGACGCCATGACGGAGTCGCTGCAGATGTCCACCGAGGACGAAGAGGGCACCCGGGCACTGCTGCCCGAGTTCGTCGACCTGCCCGAGGAGGCCGCCGAGAACCTGCGCATGGAGGAGCTCGACGCTGAACTCCCCCGGGACGAGATCCAGCAGGCCGGAGACCTGATGGTCAAGTTCGAATTCATCGACGCGGAGCCGGACACCTCCACCCTCTATTTCGAAGGTGAGTGA
- a CDS encoding acyl-CoA synthetase, with amino-acid sequence MKNHGLGDWIHRRRVRSRGETALISAAGELTYDQLAERIDRLANAFADRGVRTGDRVAYLGENSPAFLETLFAAGSLGAVFVPLNTRLAPPEIQFALQDSGARLLVSSSTLQPLAASGSRETAVERIMIVDDGHGTQHEDAELPLPAEPFEQALSSGALHRPDVQVSHEDLAVILYTSGTTGSPKGAMLTHGNLTWNAINVLTDHDITSRDVALMIAPLFHVAALGQGALPVLLKGGCVVLEQRFEPGRVLALIQEHSVSNISGVPTTFQLLCEHPDWDHTDISSLRNLTCGGSAVPTRVLEAYESRGLAFTMGYGMTETSPGATSLPSAYSRSKQGSGGLPHFHTDVRVVDPADQPCAPGEVGEIQVHGPNVIAEYWNRPEATASSFVHEEHASWLKTGDMGYLDEDGFLYISDRLKDMIISGGENIYPAQVEQQIAALESVAAVAVIGVEDERWGEVPRAIVVVREGHELTEEQVLRHLDGRLARYKIPKSVIFVESMPRTASGKIRKPDLRRQYA; translated from the coding sequence ATGAAGAACCATGGTCTGGGAGACTGGATCCACCGACGCCGCGTACGGTCCCGCGGAGAGACGGCTCTGATCAGCGCGGCCGGTGAGCTGACCTACGACCAGCTCGCGGAGCGGATCGATCGGCTCGCCAACGCCTTCGCCGATCGAGGTGTCCGCACGGGAGACCGCGTGGCCTACCTCGGCGAGAACTCGCCCGCCTTTCTGGAGACCCTCTTCGCCGCGGGCAGCCTGGGAGCGGTGTTCGTCCCGCTCAACACCCGGCTCGCGCCGCCGGAGATCCAGTTCGCGCTGCAGGACTCGGGGGCCCGGCTGCTGGTCTCCTCCAGCACCCTGCAGCCACTGGCAGCCTCGGGGAGCCGCGAAACGGCCGTGGAGCGCATCATGATCGTCGACGACGGGCACGGGACGCAGCACGAGGACGCAGAGCTTCCCCTCCCGGCGGAGCCCTTCGAACAGGCGCTGAGCTCGGGCGCCCTCCATCGGCCCGACGTGCAGGTCTCGCACGAAGATCTCGCGGTCATCCTCTACACCTCCGGCACCACCGGGAGCCCCAAGGGCGCCATGCTCACCCACGGCAACCTCACCTGGAACGCCATCAACGTGCTGACCGATCACGACATCACCAGCAGAGATGTCGCCCTGATGATCGCTCCGCTGTTCCACGTCGCGGCACTGGGCCAGGGTGCCCTGCCGGTGCTGCTCAAGGGCGGCTGCGTCGTCCTGGAACAGCGCTTCGAGCCGGGCCGCGTGCTCGCACTCATCCAGGAGCACAGCGTCAGCAACATCTCCGGGGTCCCGACCACCTTCCAGCTGCTCTGTGAGCATCCGGACTGGGATCACACCGACATCTCTTCGCTGCGCAACCTCACCTGCGGCGGCTCGGCCGTGCCGACGCGTGTGCTGGAGGCCTATGAGAGCCGCGGACTGGCGTTCACCATGGGCTATGGGATGACGGAGACCTCACCCGGTGCCACGAGTCTCCCCTCGGCATATTCGCGGTCCAAGCAGGGATCCGGAGGCCTGCCGCATTTCCACACCGACGTTCGGGTGGTGGATCCCGCAGACCAGCCCTGCGCTCCCGGAGAGGTGGGCGAGATTCAGGTGCACGGCCCCAACGTCATCGCGGAGTACTGGAACCGGCCTGAGGCCACGGCCAGCTCCTTCGTCCACGAAGAGCACGCCAGCTGGCTCAAGACAGGGGACATGGGGTACCTCGACGAGGACGGATTCCTCTACATCTCCGACCGGCTCAAGGACATGATCATCTCCGGCGGGGAGAACATCTACCCGGCCCAGGTCGAGCAGCAGATCGCCGCACTGGAGTCGGTCGCCGCCGTCGCCGTGATCGGAGTCGAAGATGAGCGCTGGGGCGAGGTCCCGCGGGCCATCGTCGTGGTCCGCGAGGGCCATGAACTCACCGAGGAACAGGTGCTCCGGCATCTGGACGGCAGGCTCGCGCGGTACAAGATCCCCAAGTCGGTGATCTTCGTGGAATCCATGCCACGCACAGCCTCCGGGAAGATCCGCAAGCCGGACCTCCGCCGGCAGTACGCCTAG